AAGCCCTGACAAGGGAGGACTCGACTTCTGGCCTCTACTATGACTGCTCGGCTCACATGCTCTGGGTTGGTGAACGGACACGCCAACTCGATGGTGCCCATGTTGAATTTTTGCGTGGGGTTGCTAATCCTCTTGGAATCAAGGTAAGCACATGAACAAGTAGAAGTAACTGCTTCATGGTTATGTTAATTAGTGAAGTCGTAATCACTTAAGACCTTTGATTTTGTATTGATTTTCTAGGTGAGCGATAAGATGGATCCCAACGACCTTGTTAAGCTCATTGAGATTTTGAACCCACAAAACAAACCTGGAAGAATCACTATAATCTGTAGAATGGGTGCTGAGAACATGAGGGTGAAGCTTCCACATCTCGTAAGGGCAGTTCGCAGAGCAGGTCAAATCGTCACATGGGTGAGCGACCCCATGCATGGGAATACCATCAAAGCTCCATGCGGTCTGAAAACGAGGCCTTTTGATGCAATTTTGGTGAGAAGCTTGGCTGAAAAATGATCTCTTCATCACTCTAATGGCAGCAATTCTTTGAgattctaaattttgaacctCTTTTGCAGGCCGAGGTACGTGCATTCTTTGATGTTCATGAGCAAGAAGGAAGCCACCCGGGAGGTATTCATCTTGAGATGACCGGACAGAATGTCACTGAGTGCATTGGTGGATCGAGGACTGTGACATACGATGACTTGAGCTCCCGATACCACACACACTGTGATCCTAGGCTCAACGCTTCGCAGTCTCTTGAGCTTGCATTCATCATTGCTGAGCGCCTTCGGAAAAGGAGGATTGCATCAAACCCACTAAGCCCTCCTATTCCTGCTGCAATTTGAGTTATTTTATTGCTTGTACTGCTGTTGTCCTTTAAGTTTGGCTAGTAAGTAGTAACCGTTCCTTGAGTTAAATCATGAGAGTTCTCTTTCGTAATTTATAAGAGAATAAATAACGAAGCAGGAGATGTTGAGTTATTGTGTCTGTCAATGTCAATCTGATTAAGTCTTTTAAGTCTCTATTTGTAAGTAGTGCCATGcatgaaactgaaaagaaaatgtggcaGTCTCTTTTGCTGCGTAAGTATGCCCATCCACCAAACACCGGCCACACACCAGCTCCCATCAGCCAACCCCACCTCCCATCAACCTAAGAAACGAGCTAACCAACTAAAAGAGTTTCTGTACTTACTCGACGGCGTACATTGTTGACATCTTTGAGAGCATATTCTTTTTCGAATGATTGAGGgcatattctttttgttttctcgaCTGGTGGATTTGAAAGGATTGGATCTTGGCACAGGTCTGGCCTGGGATTGCTGGCTTGGTGGTGCGAACCAGGAACTGCACCAGAAAGTTTATTCCTTGAGGGTCGGCTTTATAGAAAGTCCAGCCCTCAGGAGGAGGTCGTCATGCCTTCATCGCTCACAAATGGTGCCTTACAGAGGGAATCCAGatcatcaaattttttaaacattttgaaagggGCGAGGCTTTGGGAACCTCAAAAACGgtcaaagaaatgaagttttgcaATTTATTTTCATGGGACAGATCTATTAGGACATGTTTAATCAATGCGTCGAACTTCCTAAAACAAGCTTTGAGATAGAGTAGAACGCCTTTTCAAACACGAGACTGAACAATTCGCTTGATTTGGCATTGATTTCTTCTGGCCAGTCCCTCGAACACAATCTTAATCTAACAAATGTTTTAGGAGGACCATGTTTCTAAACATTTTGAAGGGGACCATTGCGTTGCACAAAAACGTTAACACTTTAAAAGGATCCATTGCAACAAAGAAGTCTGCACCTAAACCGATCCATGGAACTGTATGATTCCTTCTTTTCGTGTGCACGTATCTGCCAGCTGAGCTACCTGAACCACTTCGGAGTCACTTTTCAGAACTAAATATATGGATATGATATGTGCCTCAATCTATAATAGATAATATGAAATCACGTTTTGTGGCATAGGCCAGATCTTTTAATCATAAAAACGCTTATTATTCATTTAAAACCTTCATATAACGTGATTTTTAAGTAACGACTTTGTTTTAAGATTGGTTCTCAAATTTTTTGACCGTAGATTTAGTTCACACCgatataatttatttttggaCGATGATGCGCATTTACACATCTGTTGATCTGCcatgaaatgtttgattgaGCCGTGTAGACATGTAATTACCCTCGACCGTATAAAATTCTGTAAATGTTGAAAAATGTCTGGTGGGAGTTTAGTTTGGTGACACTTCTCCTTTCCAGATGTCCTATAGCCAATTTGTCCTCAGAGTATATCTCTGTGAGACGCACCCATTTTATATTATTGAATATCATAAAAGGTGCTTCAGGTGAATGAACTCGTGTTTCGTCCAACTAAACAAAGAGTTTCTGAGCCCTGTTCCTCATGCTGTAGCTTGCACAGAGTTAATGCCCCATAAAGTTCTAATCATGATGACAACTATGGAACGACGTCTCTAGGCCAAACCCCCTTGTGGCAACTTCAAACCATTAAAATGCGAATCCCCTGTATAGCAACCTTCTCTGCAAGCAAGGAACCAATTTTAAGCAGCTGAGAATACTCAAAAGGGTGAAATTGTTAGAAATGAATCAGAGAGATATCCATATTTATTCACTGGAAAAAAAAGGCAACCCATATTCATTTCCTAGGAAATGGGAGGAAAACTTGTTGGATATGCCTCTTTCAGACCAAGCTGTAGAGTGCTTCTACTCTCAGGAAATGAATCCCATGGACAGCCCTTTCTTTATCTGCTACAATCACCATCTTCGTATAGCCAATTTTCCATGTCAAGCTCCCTCTGACCGTTTCACCAAGCAGTCGGGACCCAACTCAGATGCAAACCTGGCATTTAAGCCAGTCCGACAATAGACCATCCCCCTTCctgaagaaaataattaaacgGAAAACCTCTTTCAAAAAGAACTCAGACGTTTTTCTTACATTAtcttttttcatatgatttttgCCAAGACAagtctaaaaaacaaaataagactGGAAAAATCCCACGAGTAACTGAAGATCTAAATCGTTTAAACCAATGCTTCATAGCTGGAACAAATTTgccaaaaatgtgaaaatgccGGTTTGCAACCCTAGAAGTGAAAATACGGAACATTTTAGACACgtgtcaaaattgaaaaaagaagagcATGAGCACGAGaagacatgcacacacatacatctCTGTTAAACCCCACCAAAATCTTCATAATAAACattcaacaaaataaacatatgTGGCAACCACGTCGATGACAAGGACGGGACCAGATTCCCGATTTTGCGGTACCGGATCTCTACCCACGTTTCATCATTCAAAGAGCGGACACATTCAAGTCTCTATTATAAACGTTATATATCCAATTCGTACATGACCGTCCATAGGCGGACCTCGCTCGGCAGCTATGAACCGAACTGTCCTTAAGCGTGACCACAAAACAAGTTATTCCTTGAACTCGAGGTTTGCTAAATCAGGCCCAAATATGTCTTTAGCAGGCAGTAGAAGCCATAAAAACTAGTAAAAAAGCAAGCCCTAAGAAATTGCCATTACATATCCCGCCTCCCTCGTATCTCGGCTTCAGTAGTACGGCCTGTAACGCATCGGCCTCCTGTATCTGGGAAACTTTctgtaaggaaaaaaaaaaacccttagATACAAAACAGCAGAAGCACATAGACGCATATAAGTATATTTACACATCAAAGAGTGcttatgcacacacatatacacataaagATCATAACTTTCACTAGCGTGAGATACCACTGCATGAACTTACCCATATCCATAAGGTGAATAGAAATATGGGGGTGGCATGAAGGGCCGCCTGTATCGAGTAAGATAAGGGTTGAACCGACGACCACGATATGCCTTCATCCCAGGAACGTTGGTTCTTTTAGCCAAGACCTGCATGTTTAAGCTTCTGGTGTGAGGGGAATTAACGTCCATAAGTTTGTAGGTCAGGAAACTCAAAAAAGTTATGCACCTTTAGTTGACGGCCATGTAGCTCTGATTCATTGAGGAGAAGGGCATTCTGAACAGCTTCTATTTCCAGAAATTCCACATATGCAAACCCTTTTGGCTGGCCAAACTTGTCAGTTAAAATTGTAACCCTGTTAACAGTTCCACAAGATTGGAAATGCTGTTGAACTTCCTCAGGGGTGCACGAGTAATCCACCTGAAAACCATCAAATTTGCATGACGTGGTAACAGCAAAACTGATTAGGCAGTCACTGCAAAATGGCAGTCAAATTATCCCTTGCTCAAGAATAAATTTAACTATTGAAAACACAAAACATCTTTTGGAAGCCCGTCATTGAGAAGCAAAACAATTTAAGGTCGCGATCAGGGCTAAAAAAGGGTTAACGAGCACTGATAATCACAATATGCTCATAATTTTAACATACAATGTGAGAACCCTATGTAATGATAATAGTACACTAATGCATTACCATATCAAACACGATGAGCATGATCAGCAACCATAAAAACAACCAATAATAtaactttttcattcttcaaaaatttgctATTAATAAGCAATTCATAAATCAAAGTGCATAGATTAACATCTTACAAAATTAAAGATGGACAAGCACACAAAACAGGTTCAAAATAGAAACTTTTGCTAAAAGCATAAAACTGAAATGACTTAAGCAGTTCAAAAGATTTTTAGCTTATTCAAGTTCCTGATGCATCGCAGGCACAAAGAGATGGATGACCAATTTGCGCTTCATATATCGCAGTATGCCAGGAAGGGCATCCACAGAATGCCATGGTTACAGGAATTGGTCCTTATGGGGGAGGGGCTACAGCAGCTTCACACTTGACTTGATTCAGTCCAAGACATATAAGTTTGAGAAAACCTTCTTGATTTAGGTCAGGAAAACTGTATGTGAGAGAGTACTAGTCATTTTCATCTGAGAAACAATACTCTCCAACAGAATCAGGCAGACAGGCTATGTATTCTAGATCTGACTCATCCATGAATTTTATTTGTGTAAATTTAATTGAAGTCAAGAATTTCATATTGCCGAACTTCCTTTCAGCTAGGAATGCAAATGGGCCTGCCAGGGACCTGATTTATAGCTCAGCCAGATCTAGATCTAGTATAAAATAGGGAAACTTTAACACCTGATCCACCACCACATTTGCACCCTTCTTGTAACCATACATCAATCACTCTGGACAtgaaaaaacaatcaatttCTCAACTCATTTAGCCGCATTTACATCATTTCTTATTCAGAATTCGTCCACTTTGACAATCCTTCAAGCCTCATTTACACTGCTTCACAAAAACTTAACTTGTTAATCACCTCAGAGAAAAATAAGACCATTTTCTTCTTGAGGAATGACCCTTACAAACCTCTACCATACCACTCAAATATGCTCGCCCAGAACCAGATAGCAAACTGTCATTCTTGCAACAATGGCTAGTGCTATGCAGGACTAGGCAGCAGACTCCAAAAGCTCAGGCAGGGGCTTTAGCAATGACCGCTTAGACTTATTTGACAGAGAAtatggggaaaaagagaaataagtaagaagaaaaggaaagaaaaacgaaaaaagtgAGGGTCTTGAAATTCCAAAACCTCAAAAAATATACTAGTAGatagaacaaatgaaaagaactaGATTTTTCGTGTTAagatttagaaattttttttcttcttgtcggTTAAAGGTGACTAGGTGCCTCAGCCTAGGCATTCAGAGAGTGCTGCCCATGGTTTATGTGGTGCCTAGGTGAGATTTTGgctataaaaagagaaaaaaaaagtaagttgGAAAAGCATGTACAAGCAACAGACTATGAGAAGTAACGCGCaagatgaaatatatatatatatagcgtgACAATCTTAATGAAAACATCTACTCCAGTAAAGTTTGTAATGTCAATCATACATCAATCACTCTGGACAtgaaaaaacaatcaatttCTCAACTCATTTAGCCGCATTTACATCATTTCTTATTCAGAATTCGTCCACTTTGACAATCCTTCAAGCCTCATTTACACTGCTTCACAAAAACTTAACTTGTTAATCACCTCAGAGAAAAATAAGACCATTTTCTTCTTGAGGAATGACCCTTACAAACCTCTACCATACCACTCAAATATGCTCGCCCAGAACCAGATAGCAAACTGTCATTCTTGCAACAATGGCTAGTGCTATGCAGGACTAGGCAGCAGACTCCAAAAGCTCAGGCAGGGGCTTTAGCAATGACCGCTTAGACTTATTTGACAGAGAATATGGGGAAAAGAGAAATAagtaagaagaaaaggaaagaaaaacgaaaaaagtgAGGGTCTTGAAATTCCAAAACCTCAAAAAATATACTAGTAGatagaacaaatgaaaagaactaGATTTTTCGTGTTAagatttagaaattttttttcttcttgtcggTTAAAGGTGACTAGGTGCCTCAGCCTAGGCATTCAGAGAGTGCTGCCCATGGTTTATGTGGTGCCTAGGTGAGATTTTGgctataaaaagagaaaaaaaaagtaagttgGAAAAGCATGTACAAGCAACAGACTATGAGAAGTAACGCGCaagatgaaatatatatatatatagcgtgACAATCTTAATGAAAACATCTACTCCAGTAAAGTTTGTAATGTCAATCACCACCAATGATCCCTATGAAGCAGCAAACATTTCTCTATGCAAGTGTTGATGCGTGAAAGAAACCTGAAGACATTCTCATCtgaaagtaaaaaattatttaggagTTGACTCGACGCCAATTACATTTGATAGACTTCTCACATGAAGCAGTTTACTGACACAAAATCCATAAAGGTTTGTTACTCCCCTGGGCACCAACTAAAACTCCATgatttgaaagttgaaacaacaaTTCCTCTTCTTGTTAAAAATTTACCCTAAGAATGATTTATGTTCCAAGAAACTCTTTCTTCATGCACCaagaacaaaaatatttgtCTGTCAAGAACATAAAAGATACAGGGACGTAAGAAAGTCAGACCACCCAGTCTGGCATCCATTACATGATATAATATATTTCCAAACTGACAGGTAAGATGTTGCCCAGTATGCTCTAGGGAACACCTGACGAAGattcaaaaaacaagagatCAAGGAATTCACATGGGACAAATTAGGATGAAATTCATTTTAGCATTTTTGGCTAGtcgaaattttcaaaaattattttaaaattctgcAGAAGGAATCTGGTATTTCTAATTGgcctaaaaattaaaaatatgcacataaaaatatatatctttaatatatataaatgaacaaaaatattcATCTGAGAAGAATATAGAACATAAGTGGAACCTAAGAAAGTGAGAACAATATCCAATACATGGAGTAACATATTTTGAAACTGAGTTAAAAGTCATCCAGTACACTCTAGAGTCTAGAGAATATCTCAGAAAAATTCAATAACAAGAGATGAAGGATCCCTATATATGTCAATCAGGGACTGTACCTTTGATGAAGACCAATGGATTTTGATAATTGCTGCATGCAATTGATCAAAGACAACAAGCTTCCGCTTATAGCTATCACATGCATAATCCACTTCATAGAGAGCCAGGTACGTACTCCATGCTCTGTCTTCTCACTACCATCAACTTGCTGAACTCTTACATGTTTCCTTTTCAACCCAACCCCCTTTTCTTTCAGTTCTCTTGGatctttttgctctttcttttttggccACCACATATATCATTTTCCCATAGTACacaatttatttcaaattcatgactctttctgtttcttttgggGCCATCTCAAatgtgtttttctcttttaatattttttttctttcatttacccTTTTTCTCGCCCAACAACTCTTGgaaatagttttctttttttttcaaactaatttcaATAATATGCCATAATTTCATCCTCAACACATGGTAAAAAAAGTGATTTCTCAACAACCATGGAGTATCAAAATTGAAGATTGAGCCTGCTGCATTATTTCAACATGGCTGCAAAACCTGGAAAGTGTGCATATTCCAAAGAAAATAAGTTCTACAAACAACTAATAGACAATATTCCTTCAAATAAACTATAAACGGATGTGTCCACATGGAAACATGCTTTTCCGAAACGACTGCATATATTAATACTCATATACGGAAGTGAAACAATAATCAACATATCATGAAAGCCAACATGGATCCTCCAGATGCCCATGTTAATCATGTTCAAGCAGACAAATAAAACACACTCAGGGCAATGCCTAGGAGATCAAGCAATCCAGACAGGCAAGCAGTGGACATTTCTTTGCACTTCCAAGTTCTATTAGCAGAAAGCAGAGCTCCTCAGCAGCAAGATCTTCACAGTtatgtcacacggactcttcaaaaaagggcaGTACCGCATCGGGGGAGCAGGAGCAGGTGCGGACGCAGCTCTGACACGCACCCCAAAccactttcaaaaattttcccctttttctttttcttctctctctctctctctccctctcttattATATTTACAGTAAtagaaacttttaaaaaaacggacagattaagctaagaaacaaccatataattgtatatatattatgaatacatatatttatatatatatatatgctcgcagcacccccgcacccaagttttttgagatATGCTGCACTGGCACGTGCATCCACACCCAcaccccgcacccatgtgacatagctccaCATCTCTCAAAATCAATTTTAGTCATCAACTGCCTCCAAAAGGTAAGACAGACCATGACATTTCTTGCAATGAACTTTTAATAAATGTCACAAAAGAAGTGTTTTGGCAACAGAAGGCAAAAACACATAAATGTGCATAGAATAGATGCAATACTGCAAGGAAAAGAACGAGGAGGCAATAGTTccacaaaaacaaataaatgaaataacataTAGGAAACACATATGAAACCAACTGATCAAGTCAACGCAAGTAGAATCAGTTCAAAACTTGCATGCACAGTGATACTGTAGAAAGAGAATATGACAATTGACAAGGTGattgtttacatttttaaataaactaaaaaatagCATGTGCTAGTGAAACCTTACATTGCCAACAAACACTGAACGAGAATCAGCTTCTTCCTTGCCTGCCTGTGCGGCAGCAGCACTGGCTGGGTCTGAATTTTATACCCACACCGAAAGAGAAGAATGTcattacaaataaaaaagtaaCTATTGAAAGCAAAAGTGCAACACAAAGCCGTCCTGAGACAGACAACATAATGTGCAATGATTATGATTCCTTTCCCTTTTAGATGTGCAAATTCTAACTTCTCTATATAGCTACAAATTCTAGGCAGCCATCAAgcaccgtctctctctctctctacaaatcAATATGATGTAAATCATGATAACAGATGTCCATAGTTCAAAATGTTTCGTATCACATTAAGTAAACTAATAAAAACTAAATATATTACCAACCCCACATACATGCTTTGCATCCACTAAGAGATCGATAATATTTGCAGTAGAATCTGACAGTTTCATCGAACATGATGCAATTCTTACCAAAGTTTTCTTAGTTTGTAGGCGTGATTAAAGAACTAAGGATAGGTCATAGCTGGTAGACTATGATATTTAGTGGAATCTAACAGCGTTAGAGAATATGAAGTGATCTTATGAAGCGATCTTCTAATGGACTTCAAGTT
Above is a window of Nymphaea colorata isolate Beijing-Zhang1983 chromosome 8, ASM883128v2, whole genome shotgun sequence DNA encoding:
- the LOC116259463 gene encoding polyadenylate-binding protein 2 gives rise to the protein MDEDEHEVYGGDIPDMEGDMEVHQPDVDMARPDDDDAAAKELDEMKKRLKEMEEEAAALREMQAKVEKEMGAVQDPASAAAAQAGKEEADSRSVFVGNVDYSCTPEEVQQHFQSCGTVNRVTILTDKFGQPKGFAYVEFLEIEAVQNALLLNESELHGRQLKVLAKRTNVPGMKAYRGRRFNPYLTRYRRPFMPPPYFYSPYGYGKFPRYRRPMRYRPYY